One Ctenopharyngodon idella isolate HZGC_01 chromosome 9, HZGC01, whole genome shotgun sequence DNA window includes the following coding sequences:
- the LOC127518749 gene encoding E3 ubiquitin-protein ligase TRIM39-like isoform X4, with protein MVSTCVVPGCRNRSSDSKKVSFFRIPRVRTHEGEETRALCERRRATWIARINKKRISDSCRVCSDHFIQGRPSYHHDETNPDWAPSVKLGVEDTRSQSNLSRYQKTKKRRHIREDEKLVAETLLEVATVTQDTEEPSIKKEECEVQARATCDSVTYKSSNNECQRLHSDPWATKLNTACDANTISASLISTDSAEAEEKLKSELKSLRENLRIFKEFKQTLHQTAEHIKIQAKCTEKQIKEKFVKLYQFLSNEEAARIKALREEEEQKSRIMKKKIEKMNTEISSLSATITAIEEMKAEDALFLQNYEATVKRVSQCRPPDPENISGVLVNVSKHLSNLKFTVLQKMQKTVEYTPVTYDPNTAHCNLILSDDLTSVRYSDEEQTLPDNPERFDMFACVLGSEGFDSGSHCWDVEVGDSTGWFLGVMNESAQRRNKIFSKSGIWLVGHFCGEYKAHVPPQSPTLLPVKEKLQRIRVHLDWDSGKLSFSDPLTDTHIHSFTHTFTERLFPFFGVGCNISPLLILPVKMTLIQSN; from the exons ATGGTGTCAACTTGTGTTGTGCCGGGTTGCCGTAACCGCTCGTCAGATAGCAAAAAAGTGAGTTTTTTTAGAATACCGCGGGTGCGGACACACGAAGGAGAGGAAACTAGAGCACTTTGTGAAAGAAGACGGGCTACCTGGATTGCCAGAATAAACAAGAAAAGGATCTCAGACAGCTGCAGAGTGTGTTCGGATCACTTCATCCAAG GCAGACCAAGTTACCATCACGATGAAACAAATCCTGACTGGGCACCGTCAGTAAAGTTGGGAGTTGAAGACACTCGCAGCCAATCAAACTTGAGCAGGTATCAGAAAACCAAAAAAAGACGACATATAAGAGAAGATGAGAAACTTGTAGCAGAGACCCTCCTTGAAGTAGCTACAGTGACACAAGACACTGAAGAGCCTAGTATTAAAAAAGAGGAGTGTGAGGTGCAGGCAAGAGCTACATGTGATTCAGTGACCTATAAGAGCTCGAACAATGAATGCCAGAGACTGCACAGTGACCCGTGGGCAACAAAGCTGAACACAGCATGTGATGCCAACACTATATCTGCATCACTGATATCCACAGACAGTGCTGAAGCTGAG GAGAAGCTCAAAAGTGAACTAAAATCCTTACGGGAGAACTTGAGAATCTTTAAGGAATTTAAACAGACTTTGCATCAAACTGCAGAACATATTAAG ATCCAGGCTAAATGCACTGAGAAGCAGATTAAGGAGAAATTTGTGAAACTTTATCAGTTTTTATCTAATGAAGAGGCGGCCAGGATAAAAGCACTGAGAGAGGAAGAAGAGCAAAAGAGTCGAATTATGAAGAAGAAGATTGAGAAGATGAACACAGAGATTTCTTCTCTTTCTGCCACAATCACCGCTATAGAGGAGATGAAAGCTGAAGATGCTTTATTCCTACAA AACTACGAGGCCACTGTGAAAAG AGTTTCCCAGTGTAGACCGCCGGATCCAGAGAACATTTCCGGAGTGCTGGTCAATGTGTCAAAACACCTGAGCAACCTGAAGTTTACTGTGCTACAGAagatgcagaaaactgttgaATACA CTCCTGTGACCTATGACCCCAACACTGCTCACTGTAATCTCATCCTGTCTGATGATCTGACCAGTGTGAGATACAGCGATGAGGAACAGACACTTCCTGATAATCCAGAGAGATTCGACATGTTTGCGTGTGTTCTTGGCTCAGAGGGCTTTGACTCAGGATCTCACTGCTGGGATGTTGAGGTCGGAGACAGTACAGGCTGGTTCCTCGGAGTGATGAATGAATCCGCTCAGAGGAGGAATAAAATATTCTCAAAGAGTGGAATCTGGTTGGTGGGGCATTTCTGTGGTGAATATAAAGCACATGTTCCACCACAATCACCAACTCTCCTCCCGGTGAAAGAGAAACTGCAGAGGATCAGAGTTCATCTGGACTGGGACAGTGGAAAGCTGTCGTTCTCTGACCCTCTTAccgacacacacatacactcttttacacacacatttactgaaAGATTATTTCCATTTTTCGGTGTTGGCTGTAATATTTCTCCTCTGCTGATCTTACCTGTAAAAATGACTCTAATACAGTCCAATTAG
- the LOC127518749 gene encoding E3 ubiquitin-protein ligase TRIM39-like isoform X1, with protein MVSTCVVPGCRNRSSDSKKVSFFRIPRVRTHEGEETRALCERRRATWIARINKKRISDSCRVCSDHFIQGRPSYHHDETNPDWAPSVKLGVEDTRSQSNLSRYQKTKKRRHIREDEKLVAETLLEVATVTQDTEEPSIKKEECEVQARATCDSVTYKSSNNECQRLHSDPWATKLNTACDANTISASLISTDSAEAEEKLKSELKSLRENLRIFKEFKQTLHQTAEHIKIQAKCTEKQIKEKFVKLYQFLSNEEAARIKALREEEEQKSRIMKKKIEKMNTEISSLSATITAIEEMKAEDALFLQNYEATVKRVSQCRPPDPENISGVLVNVSKHLSNLKFTVLQKMQKTVEYTPVTFDPNTAHCNLILSDDLTSVRYSDEEQTLPDNPERFDMFACVLGSEGFDSGSHCWDVEVGDSTGWFLGVMNESAQRRNKIFSRSGIWLVGHFCGEYKAHVPPQSPTLLPVKEKLQRIRVHLDWDSGKLSFSDPLTDTHIHSFTHTFTERLFPFFGVGCNISPLLILPVKMTLIQSN; from the exons ATGGTGTCAACTTGTGTTGTGCCGGGTTGCCGTAACCGCTCGTCAGATAGCAAAAAAGTGAGTTTTTTTAGAATACCGCGGGTGCGGACACACGAAGGAGAGGAAACTAGAGCACTTTGTGAAAGAAGACGGGCTACCTGGATTGCCAGAATAAACAAGAAAAGGATCTCAGACAGCTGCAGAGTGTGTTCGGATCACTTCATCCAAG GCAGACCAAGTTACCATCACGATGAAACAAATCCTGACTGGGCACCGTCAGTAAAGTTGGGAGTTGAAGACACTCGCAGCCAATCAAACTTGAGCAGGTATCAGAAAACCAAAAAAAGACGACATATAAGAGAAGATGAGAAACTTGTAGCAGAGACCCTCCTTGAAGTAGCTACAGTGACACAAGACACTGAAGAGCCTAGTATTAAAAAAGAGGAGTGTGAGGTGCAGGCAAGAGCTACATGTGATTCAGTGACCTATAAGAGCTCGAACAATGAATGCCAGAGACTGCACAGTGACCCGTGGGCAACAAAGCTGAACACAGCATGTGATGCCAACACTATATCTGCATCACTGATATCCACAGACAGTGCTGAAGCTGAG GAGAAGCTCAAAAGTGAACTAAAATCCTTACGGGAGAACTTGAGAATCTTTAAGGAATTTAAACAGACTTTGCATCAAACTGCAGAACATATTAAG ATCCAGGCTAAATGCACTGAGAAGCAGATTAAGGAGAAATTTGTGAAACTTTATCAGTTTTTATCTAATGAAGAGGCGGCCAGGATAAAAGCACTGAGAGAGGAAGAAGAGCAAAAGAGTCGAATTATGAAGAAGAAGATTGAGAAGATGAACACAGAGATTTCTTCTCTTTCTGCCACAATCACCGCTATAGAGGAGATGAAAGCTGAAGATGCTTTATTCCTACAA AACTACGAGGCCACTGTGAAAAG AGTTTCCCAGTGTAGACCGCCGGATCCAGAGAACATTTCCGGAGTGCTGGTCAATGTGTCAAAACACCTGAGCAACCTGAAGTTTACTGTGCTACAGAagatgcagaaaactgttgaATACA CTcctgtgacctttgaccccaaCACTGCTCACTGTAATCTCATCCTGTCTGATGATCTGACCAGTGTGAGATACAGCGATGAGGAACAGACACTTCCTGATAATCCAGAGAGATTCGACATGTTTGCGTGTGTTCTTGGCTCAGAGGGCTTTGATTCAGGATCTCACTGCTGGGATGTTGAGGTCGGAGACAGTACAGGCTGGTTCCTCGGAGTGATGAATGAATCCGCTCAGAGGAGGAATAAAATATTCTCAAGGAGTGGAATCTGGTTGGTGGGGCATTTCTGTGGTGAATATAAAGCACATGTTCCACCACAATCACCAACTCTCCTCCCGGTGAAAGAGAAACTGCAGAGGATCAGAGTTCATCTGGACTGGGACAGTGGAAAGCTGTCGTTCTCTGACCCTCTTAccgacacacacatacactcttttacacacacatttactgaaAGATTATTTCCATTTTTCGGTGTTGGCTGTAATATTTCTCCTCTGCTGATCTTACCTGTAAAAATGACTCTAATACAGTCCAATTAG
- the LOC127518749 gene encoding E3 ubiquitin-protein ligase TRIM39-like isoform X3 — protein MVSTCVVPGCRNRSSDSKKVSFFRIPRVRTHEGEETRALCERRRATWIARINKKRISDSCRVCSDHFIQGRPSYHHDETNPDWAPSVKLGVEDTRSQSNLSRYQKTKKRRHIREDEKLVAETLLEVATVTQDTEEPSIKKEECEVQARATCDSVTYKSSNNECQRLHSDPWATKLNTACDANTISASLISTDSAEAEEKLKSELKSLRENLRIFKEFKQTLHQTAEHIKIQAKCTEKQIKEKFVKLYQFLSNEEAARIKALREEEEQKSRIMKKKIEKMNTEISSLSATITAIEEMKAEDALFLQNYEATVKRVSQCRPPDPENISGVLINVSKHLSNLKFTVLQKMQKTVEYTPVTYDPNTAHCNLILSDDLTSVRYSDEEQTLPDNPERFDMFACVLGSEGFDSGSHCWDVEVGDSTGWFLGVMNESAQRRNKIFSKSGIWLVGHFCGEYKAHVPPQSPTLLPVKEKLQRIRVHLDWDSGKLSFSDPLTDTHIHSFTHTFTERLFPFFGVGCNISPLLILPVKMTLIQSN, from the exons ATGGTGTCAACTTGTGTTGTGCCGGGTTGCCGTAACCGCTCGTCAGATAGCAAAAAAGTGAGTTTTTTTAGAATACCGCGGGTGCGGACACACGAAGGAGAGGAAACTAGAGCACTTTGTGAAAGAAGACGGGCTACCTGGATTGCCAGAATAAACAAGAAAAGGATCTCAGACAGCTGCAGAGTGTGTTCGGATCACTTCATCCAAG GCAGACCAAGTTACCATCACGATGAAACAAATCCTGACTGGGCACCGTCAGTAAAGTTGGGAGTTGAAGACACTCGCAGCCAATCAAACTTGAGCAGGTATCAGAAAACCAAAAAAAGACGACATATAAGAGAAGATGAGAAACTTGTAGCAGAGACCCTCCTTGAAGTAGCTACAGTGACACAAGACACTGAAGAGCCTAGTATTAAAAAAGAGGAGTGTGAGGTGCAGGCAAGAGCTACATGTGATTCAGTGACCTATAAGAGCTCGAACAATGAATGCCAGAGACTGCACAGTGACCCGTGGGCAACAAAGCTGAACACAGCATGTGATGCCAACACTATATCTGCATCACTGATATCCACAGACAGTGCTGAAGCTGAG GAGAAGCTCAAAAGTGAACTAAAATCCTTACGGGAGAACTTGAGAATCTTTAAGGAATTTAAACAGACTTTGCATCAAACTGCAGAACATATTAAG ATCCAGGCTAAATGCACTGAGAAGCAGATTAAGGAGAAATTTGTGAAACTTTATCAGTTTTTATCTAATGAAGAGGCGGCCAGGATAAAAGCACTGAGAGAGGAAGAAGAGCAAAAGAGTCGAATTATGAAGAAGAAGATTGAGAAGATGAACACAGAGATTTCTTCTCTTTCTGCCACAATCACCGCTATAGAGGAGATGAAAGCTGAAGATGCTTTATTCCTACAA AACTACGAGGCCACTGTGAAAAG AGTTTCCCAGTGTAGACCGCCGGatccagagaacatttctggAGTGCTGATAAATGTGTCAAAACACCTGAGCAACCTGAAGTTTACTGTGTTACAGAagatgcagaaaactgttgaATACA CTCCTGTGACCTATGACCCCAACACTGCTCACTGTAATCTCATCCTGTCTGATGATCTGACCAGTGTGAGATACAGCGATGAGGAACAGACACTTCCTGATAATCCAGAGAGATTCGACATGTTTGCGTGTGTTCTTGGCTCAGAGGGCTTTGACTCAGGATCTCACTGCTGGGATGTTGAGGTCGGAGACAGTACAGGCTGGTTCCTCGGAGTGATGAATGAATCCGCTCAGAGGAGGAATAAAATATTCTCAAAGAGTGGAATCTGGTTGGTGGGGCATTTCTGTGGTGAATATAAAGCACATGTTCCACCACAATCACCAACTCTCCTCCCGGTGAAAGAGAAACTGCAGAGGATCAGAGTTCATCTGGACTGGGACAGTGGAAAGCTGTCGTTCTCTGACCCTCTTAccgacacacacatacactcttttacacacacatttactgaaAGATTATTTCCATTTTTCGGTGTTGGCTGTAATATTTCTCCTCTGCTGATCTTACCTGTAAAAATGACTCTAATACAGTCCAATTAG
- the LOC127518749 gene encoding E3 ubiquitin-protein ligase TRIM39-like isoform X2 — protein sequence MVSTCVVPGCRNRSSDSKKVSFFRIPRVRTHEGEETRALCERRRATWIARINKKRISDSCRVCSDHFIQGRPSYHHDETNPDWAPSVKLGVEDTRSQSNLSRYQKTKKRRHIREDEKLVAETLLEVATVTQDTEEPSIKKEECEVQARATCDSVTYKSSNNECQRLHSDPWATKLNTACDANTISASLISTDSAEAEEKLKSELKSLRENLRIFKEFKQTLHQTAEHIKIQAKCTEKQIKEKFVKLYQFLSNEEAARIKALREEEEQKSRIMKKKIEKMNTEISSLSATITAIEEMKAEDALFLQNYEATMKRVSQCRPPDPENISGVLINVSKHLSNLKFTVLQKMQKTVEYTPVTYDPNTAHCNLILSDDLTSVRYSDEEQTLPDNPERFDMFACVLGSEGFDSGSHCWDVEVGDSTGWFLGVMNESAQRRNKIFSKSGIWLVGHFCGEYKAHVPPQSPTLLPVKEKLQRIRVHLDWDSGKLSFSDPLTDTHIHSFTHTFTERLFPFFGVGCNISPLLILPVKMTLIQSN from the exons ATGGTGTCAACTTGTGTTGTGCCGGGTTGCCGTAACCGCTCGTCAGATAGCAAAAAAGTGAGTTTTTTTAGAATACCGCGGGTGCGGACACACGAAGGAGAGGAAACTAGAGCACTTTGTGAAAGAAGACGGGCTACCTGGATTGCCAGAATAAACAAGAAAAGGATCTCAGACAGCTGCAGAGTGTGTTCGGATCACTTCATCCAAG GCAGACCAAGTTACCATCACGATGAAACAAATCCTGACTGGGCACCGTCAGTAAAGTTGGGAGTTGAAGACACTCGCAGCCAATCAAACTTGAGCAGGTATCAGAAAACCAAAAAAAGACGACATATAAGAGAAGATGAGAAACTTGTAGCAGAGACCCTCCTTGAAGTAGCTACAGTGACACAAGACACTGAAGAGCCTAGTATTAAAAAAGAGGAGTGTGAGGTGCAGGCAAGAGCTACATGTGATTCAGTGACCTATAAGAGCTCGAACAATGAATGCCAGAGACTGCACAGTGACCCGTGGGCAACAAAGCTGAACACAGCATGTGATGCCAACACTATATCTGCATCACTGATATCCACAGACAGTGCTGAAGCTGAG GAGAAGCTCAAAAGTGAACTAAAATCCTTACGGGAGAACTTGAGAATCTTTAAGGAATTTAAACAGACTTTGCATCAAACTGCAGAACATATTAAG ATCCAGGCTAAATGCACTGAGAAGCAGATTAAGGAGAAATTTGTGAAACTTTATCAGTTTTTATCTAATGAAGAGGCGGCCAGGATAAAAGCACTGAGAGAGGAAGAAGAGCAAAAGAGTCGAATTATGAAGAAGAAGATTGAGAAGATGAACACAGAGATTTCTTCTCTTTCTGCCACAATCACCGCTATAGAGGAGATGAAAGCTGAAGATGCTTTATTCCTACAA AACTACGAGGCCACTATGAAAAG AGTTTCCCAGTGTAGACCGCCGGatccagagaacatttctggAGTGCTGATAAATGTGTCAAAACACCTGAGCAACCTGAAGTTTACTGTGTTACAGAagatgcagaaaactgttgaATACA CTCCTGTGACCTATGACCCCAACACTGCTCACTGTAATCTCATCCTGTCTGATGATCTGACCAGTGTGAGATACAGCGATGAGGAACAGACACTTCCTGATAATCCAGAGAGATTCGACATGTTTGCGTGTGTTCTTGGCTCAGAGGGCTTTGACTCAGGATCTCACTGCTGGGATGTTGAGGTCGGAGACAGTACAGGCTGGTTCCTCGGAGTGATGAATGAATCCGCTCAGAGGAGGAATAAAATATTCTCAAAGAGTGGAATCTGGTTGGTGGGGCATTTCTGTGGTGAATATAAAGCACATGTTCCACCACAATCACCAACTCTCCTCCCGGTGAAAGAGAAACTGCAGAGGATCAGAGTTCATCTGGACTGGGACAGTGGAAAGCTGTCGTTCTCTGACCCTCTTAccgacacacacatacactcttttacacacacatttactgaaAGATTATTTCCATTTTTCGGTGTTGGCTGTAATATTTCTCCTCTGCTGATCTTACCTGTAAAAATGACTCTAATACAGTCCAATTAG
- the LOC127518749 gene encoding E3 ubiquitin-protein ligase TRIM39-like isoform X5, translating to MAQESPQNVVQTKPKKVENGCLLCGRDFYPSKCNKHRLYHGHKSENKADHTVVLEELVGKLQDTTLAICGICRTLLLRYDRVSKDAERIKCLIKDTWKKMREKRCAESTPSLEVKRRRELMDTETYDDDNNTASTSLHSADTAAAKEKLKTALKPLQAKLRIFQEFQKTSLQTAEHIKFQAQYTEKLIKDEFVKLRQSLCYEEAARKKALKEEEEQKSQMMRKKIEKMNTEISSLSATITAIEEEMKAEDALFLQNYEATMKRVSQCRPPDPENISGVLINVSKHLSNLKFTVLQKMQKTVEYTPVTYDPNTAHCNLILSDDLTSVRYSDEEQTLPDNPERFDMFACVLGSEGFDSGSHCWDVEVGDSTGWFLGVMNESAQRRNKIFSKSGIWLVGHFCGEYKAHVPPQSPTLLPVKEKLQRIRVHLDWDSGKLSFSDPLTDTHIHSFTHTFTERLFPFFGVGCNISPLLILPVKMTLIQSN from the exons ATGGCTCAGGAGTCTCCGCAAAATGTTGTACAGACCAAACCGAAGAAAGTGGAAAATGGCTGTTTGCTTTGTGGTAGGGACTTCTATCCATCCAAATGCAATAAGCACCGACTGTATCACGGACACAAGTCTGAAAACAAAGCGGATCATACGGTTGTGTTGGAGGAATTAGTTGGCAAACTTCAGGACACGACTCTGGCCATCTGCGGCATATGCAGAACTCTGTTATTGAGGTACGACCGCGTGTCCAAAGATGCAGAGAGAATAAAATGTCTTATTAAAGATACGTGGAAGAAGATGAGAGAGAAACGATGTGCGGAGTCAACGCCTTCACTGGAGGTGAAGAGACGACGAGAACTGATGGACACAGAAACATATGATGATGACAACAACACTGCATCCACCTCACTACATTCCGCTGACACCGCTGCAGCAAAG GAGAAACTTAAAACAGCATTAAAACCACTGCAGGCAAAGCTGAGAATATTTCAGGAGTTTCAAAAGACATCACTTCAAACTGCAGAACATATCAAG TTTCAGGCTCAATACACAGAGAAATTGATCAAGGACGAGTTTGTGAAACTTCGCCAAAgtttatgttatgaagaggcGGCCAGAAAAAAAGCACTGAAGGAGGAAGAAGAGCAAAAGAGTCAGATGATGAGAAAGAAGATTGAGAAGATGAACACAGAGATTTCTTCTCTTTCTGCCACAATCACAGCTATAGAGGAGGAGATGAAAGCTGAAGATGCTTTATTCCTACAA AACTACGAGGCCACTATGAAAAG AGTTTCCCAGTGTAGACCGCCGGatccagagaacatttctggAGTGCTGATAAATGTGTCAAAACACCTGAGCAACCTGAAGTTTACTGTGTTACAGAagatgcagaaaactgttgaATACA CTCCTGTGACCTATGACCCCAACACTGCTCACTGTAATCTCATCCTGTCTGATGATCTGACCAGTGTGAGATACAGCGATGAGGAACAGACACTTCCTGATAATCCAGAGAGATTCGACATGTTTGCGTGTGTTCTTGGCTCAGAGGGCTTTGACTCAGGATCTCACTGCTGGGATGTTGAGGTCGGAGACAGTACAGGCTGGTTCCTCGGAGTGATGAATGAATCCGCTCAGAGGAGGAATAAAATATTCTCAAAGAGTGGAATCTGGTTGGTGGGGCATTTCTGTGGTGAATATAAAGCACATGTTCCACCACAATCACCAACTCTCCTCCCGGTGAAAGAGAAACTGCAGAGGATCAGAGTTCATCTGGACTGGGACAGTGGAAAGCTGTCGTTCTCTGACCCTCTTAccgacacacacatacactcttttacacacacatttactgaaAGATTATTTCCATTTTTCGGTGTTGGCTGTAATATTTCTCCTCTGCTGATCTTACCTGTAAAAATGACTCTAATACAGTCCAATTAG
- the LOC127518749 gene encoding E3 ubiquitin-protein ligase TRIM39-like isoform X6, with protein sequence MDTETYDDDNNTASTSLHSADTAAAKEKLKTALKPLQAKLRIFQEFQKTSLQTAEHIKFQAQYTEKLIKDEFVKLRQSLCYEEAARKKALKEEEEQKSQMMRKKIEKMNTEISSLSATITAIEEEMKAEDALFLQNYEATMKRVSQCRPPDPENISGVLINVSKHLSNLKFTVLQKMQKTVEYTPVTYDPNTAHCNLILSDDLTSVRYSDEEQTLPDNPERFDMFACVLGSEGFDSGSHCWDVEVGDSTGWFLGVMNESAQRRNKIFSKSGIWLVGHFCGEYKAHVPPQSPTLLPVKEKLQRIRVHLDWDSGKLSFSDPLTDTHIHSFTHTFTERLFPFFGVGCNISPLLILPVKMTLIQSN encoded by the exons ATGGACACAGAAACATATGATGATGACAACAACACTGCATCCACCTCACTACATTCCGCTGACACCGCTGCAGCAAAG GAGAAACTTAAAACAGCATTAAAACCACTGCAGGCAAAGCTGAGAATATTTCAGGAGTTTCAAAAGACATCACTTCAAACTGCAGAACATATCAAG TTTCAGGCTCAATACACAGAGAAATTGATCAAGGACGAGTTTGTGAAACTTCGCCAAAgtttatgttatgaagaggcGGCCAGAAAAAAAGCACTGAAGGAGGAAGAAGAGCAAAAGAGTCAGATGATGAGAAAGAAGATTGAGAAGATGAACACAGAGATTTCTTCTCTTTCTGCCACAATCACAGCTATAGAGGAGGAGATGAAAGCTGAAGATGCTTTATTCCTACAA AACTACGAGGCCACTATGAAAAG AGTTTCCCAGTGTAGACCGCCGGatccagagaacatttctggAGTGCTGATAAATGTGTCAAAACACCTGAGCAACCTGAAGTTTACTGTGTTACAGAagatgcagaaaactgttgaATACA CTCCTGTGACCTATGACCCCAACACTGCTCACTGTAATCTCATCCTGTCTGATGATCTGACCAGTGTGAGATACAGCGATGAGGAACAGACACTTCCTGATAATCCAGAGAGATTCGACATGTTTGCGTGTGTTCTTGGCTCAGAGGGCTTTGACTCAGGATCTCACTGCTGGGATGTTGAGGTCGGAGACAGTACAGGCTGGTTCCTCGGAGTGATGAATGAATCCGCTCAGAGGAGGAATAAAATATTCTCAAAGAGTGGAATCTGGTTGGTGGGGCATTTCTGTGGTGAATATAAAGCACATGTTCCACCACAATCACCAACTCTCCTCCCGGTGAAAGAGAAACTGCAGAGGATCAGAGTTCATCTGGACTGGGACAGTGGAAAGCTGTCGTTCTCTGACCCTCTTAccgacacacacatacactcttttacacacacatttactgaaAGATTATTTCCATTTTTCGGTGTTGGCTGTAATATTTCTCCTCTGCTGATCTTACCTGTAAAAATGACTCTAATACAGTCCAATTAG
- the LOC127518749 gene encoding zinc finger protein RFP-like isoform X7 produces the protein MMRKKIEKMNTEISSLSATITAIEEEMKAEDALFLQNYEATMKRVSQCRPPDPENISGVLINVSKHLSNLKFTVLQKMQKTVEYTPVTYDPNTAHCNLILSDDLTSVRYSDEEQTLPDNPERFDMFACVLGSEGFDSGSHCWDVEVGDSTGWFLGVMNESAQRRNKIFSKSGIWLVGHFCGEYKAHVPPQSPTLLPVKEKLQRIRVHLDWDSGKLSFSDPLTDTHIHSFTHTFTERLFPFFGVGCNISPLLILPVKMTLIQSN, from the exons ATGATGAGAAAGAAGATTGAGAAGATGAACACAGAGATTTCTTCTCTTTCTGCCACAATCACAGCTATAGAGGAGGAGATGAAAGCTGAAGATGCTTTATTCCTACAA AACTACGAGGCCACTATGAAAAG AGTTTCCCAGTGTAGACCGCCGGatccagagaacatttctggAGTGCTGATAAATGTGTCAAAACACCTGAGCAACCTGAAGTTTACTGTGTTACAGAagatgcagaaaactgttgaATACA CTCCTGTGACCTATGACCCCAACACTGCTCACTGTAATCTCATCCTGTCTGATGATCTGACCAGTGTGAGATACAGCGATGAGGAACAGACACTTCCTGATAATCCAGAGAGATTCGACATGTTTGCGTGTGTTCTTGGCTCAGAGGGCTTTGACTCAGGATCTCACTGCTGGGATGTTGAGGTCGGAGACAGTACAGGCTGGTTCCTCGGAGTGATGAATGAATCCGCTCAGAGGAGGAATAAAATATTCTCAAAGAGTGGAATCTGGTTGGTGGGGCATTTCTGTGGTGAATATAAAGCACATGTTCCACCACAATCACCAACTCTCCTCCCGGTGAAAGAGAAACTGCAGAGGATCAGAGTTCATCTGGACTGGGACAGTGGAAAGCTGTCGTTCTCTGACCCTCTTAccgacacacacatacactcttttacacacacatttactgaaAGATTATTTCCATTTTTCGGTGTTGGCTGTAATATTTCTCCTCTGCTGATCTTACCTGTAAAAATGACTCTAATACAGTCCAATTAG